The region GTGCGAGCCGGTGCAGGTTGAACGCATCGACGCCGGCCGCAGCCTTCGCCTTCTTCGGCTTGCGCTCGACGCGGCGCGCCATCGCCTGCACGAGCTGGCGCGCATTCTGGAAGTCGCCCTGCCAGACGAGCGCCGTGCCCTCGCAGGCGAGGCGATACGCGGCGTCGGCCGTCAGGCGGTCGTCGGCCGCCACGGCGCGCTTCGGCGGCGGCACGCCGGCTTCGGAACGCCAGCGCAGCGCATGTTCGGCGCCGTCGGCGTCGGTCCAGTGGAAAACGGGAAAATCGGTCACGCGAGCTCGGTTACAGGTTGGCTTCAGACAGGCGGTGCGACGGGAGAGTGCACCGCGCGGACCACACCATACCGTGCTTTGCGCGCGCGGCAAAGCGCGCGAACCACTGCTGGTTCCGCCCCTTTCCGCGGCGGCCGGCGCACATCCGCCTACCCGCCCCATCCCGGCGCGGCCGGCATCCGCAGCGTGCCCGCGTCGCTGAACCGCACGGTACCGAGCACGCCGCCCGCGAGCCGGCCGCGCAGCGCGTATGGCAACTCGCCGTTCGCTGCCGCGCCGGGCAGATTCCACGCCTGCCGCGCGGCGGCGAACGCCGATACCGACACGGGCACGTCGATCACGGCCTCGCCGAAGCGCGGGACGATGCCGGAGCGGTCGCTGACGCCGCTCGCGAACGGTGTGCCGTTCAGGTCAAGCGCGACCGAAATGCCGTCGTATTCGATCGGCGCGTCGTTCGGGTTCTGCACGCGCAGCTTGAGGCTGAAACGCATCTCGAGACCTTGCCCGACGAGCGGCTCGAGGCCGGCGACCGTGACGCTCACGGGTTCGCGCGTCAGGCCCGCGCAGCCGGCGAGCAGCAACCCGGCGGCGAACAGCGGCAGTACGGCGCGAAGCACTGCGATTCGGAACAACGCGTGTGGCATCAAGGGCCTCCGGGCGGGAATCGATCGTCACGGTATCGATGCATTGTACCGAGCGCGCGCCGCGACGCACCGATTCGTAGTTTTCCAGCACCGCCTCGATCCTTAATAGATTAAAACTACGAAAATACCGGATAAACAAAATTCGAATTAATGCCTCCCGGCATTCAATCGACCGCACAAGCCGCAATCGAATCACCTTCTAATTTTTTCGTTTCCTTTACCCAAAACCATCAAGTATATTTACCCATCCTTCGAGCAGGCCGACAAAGCTTCAAGCCGCATGACGGCGATTTTACGGAACGGCGACAGGCCGTCCTTCCGTCCTGCGGCCTGGTACGGCCAGCCCCGTGGGCTGTCGGTTTAAAGGGAATGCACGCCCGCGCAGGGCGGGCGGCCCCGTGTCGTGCGCGCGAAATCAATTCAGTAGAACACGCGCCCGGCCATTTTGAACCGGCAAGTTAACCGACATCCGGAAACACAGAGGGGGCAGTAAACCATGATTACCTTCACGTAGTCGGCCGACCGTCTTTTCGAATAAACCGTCATTGGCATTTCTCGTCGCTGTTGATTAACGGCGAGGGGTTCCTTTTGCCGGCGTTTTCGCAGCACTGAACGATTCCTTCAACAATAGAGGTTTCAGTCATGTCGATCAACATTCACAAGATGCGTTATCTGCCGCTGGTCGCCGCGCTCGCACTCGCCGGGTGCGGTGGCGACGACGGCGGCGTGGGTTCGGCTTCCGCACTCAGCTCTGCCGGCGCGCCGCATTCCAGTTCGGCGCCCGCCGCCAGCACGCCGCCGAGCCCATCCAATGTCGACAAGAGCGTATCGCCTGTCGAGCTGCCGGACACTGTCGTGCCGGTCAACTACCGGCTGTGGTTCCGCCCGAACGACGCGCTGAACGCGTTTGACGGGCGCGCCGACGTCGCGATCAAGGTGCTGAAGCCGGTCAACAACATCGTGGTCGCCGGCCACCGGATCAAGTTCACGAACGGCCGCATCACGCTGCAGCCGGGCAACATCCAGCTGATCGCGACACCGCAGGACAAGGGCGACTTCTACCAGCTGCGCCCCGTCGCCGGCACGATCGCCCCGGGCAACTATTCGCTGCACATGGAGTGGTCGGGCATCATCAACTTCAAGTCGTATGACGATCCGGCCACGCAGACGGGCGGCAGCTGCGGCGACGATCCGTATCCGGGCTGCTCGGCCGCGGAAGGCGTGTTCCGCGTCGACCTGAAAAGCACCGACGGCACGACGAGCGGCGCGATCCTCACGCAGGGCGAAACGAACCTGGCGCGCCAGTGGTTCCCCGGCTGGGACGAGCCGGCGTTCCGTCCGACCTATGAAGTGACGGCCGAAGTGCCGCAGAACTGGCGCGTGGTGTCGAATGCGGCCGAAAAGCCGTCGACCAACGTTGGCGGCGGATACAAGCTCGTGCAGTTCGAGAAGACCCCGCCGATGCCGTCGTACCTGCTGTTTTTCGGCGGCGGGATGTTCGACACCTACGAGGACGATTTCACGAGCCCGCTGCCGGGCGGCAAGGGCGGCCTGCATCTGCGCGTGTTCACGCCGCCGGGCATGAGCGACTGGGCAAAGCCGGCGATGGATCGCACCAAGCAGGCGCTTGACTTCTACTACCGCTACACGGGCATTCCGCTGCCGCTGACGAAGTTCGACACGGTCGCCGCGAACGACGCGTTCAAGGAACAGAAGGACCTGAACTTCGGCGGGATGGAGAACTGGGGGTCGATCCTCGAATTCGCCGACGACATCCTGCCGCAGCCGGGCCAGCCGATGTCGCACTACGGCAACGAGGTGCTGACGCACGAAGTCGCGCATCAGTGGTTCGGCGATCTCGTCACGACCGACTGGTGGGACAACGTGTGGCTCAATGAATCGTTCGCGACGTTCTTCGAAACGAAGACGACGATCCAGTTCTTCCCCGACGAGTTCAGCTGGCTCGACCAGGTGAAGAACAAGTATCGCGTGATCAATCGCGACATCGGCCCGAACGCGTTCCCTGTCGCGCCGAACTTCAACGACTGGGCGTCGAACGACTTCGTGCTGAGCGCAAGCGCGTTCACGTACGACAAGGGCGGCCACGTGCTGAAGACGCTCGAGAACTATCTCGGCGAGCAAACCTTGCGCAAGGGCTTGCAGCAATACCTGGTCGACTACTCGTTCGGCAACGGCACGCCGAAGCGCTTGTGGGATGCGCTGTCGAAGGCGAGCGGCCAGCCGGTCGGCCCGATCGGCGACAGCTACGTGCGCCAGACGGGTGTGCCGCTGATCTCGCTCGACACGCAGTGCGACATGACGAAGAACCAGACGATCGTCACGTTGAAACAGCAGCCGTTCCCGAACAAGAACGCGTACCCGGGCCTGCAATGGACGGTGCCGATCACGCTCGCGTACGGCCAGGGTCTCGCGAAACGCACGACGCTCGCGCTGAAGGATACGCAGACGCAGACGCGGGTCGACGGCTGCACGGGCGTGGTCGCGGATCCGAGCGGGCTCGATTACTACGTCGTGAACTACAGCGACGCCGCGTGGAGCGGCCTGCTCACGCAGGTCAACGGCTCTACCGATCCGGTGCTGCTCGCGAACCTGAAGAGCGAGGCCGCGCTGCTCGTGGCGAACAACCTCGCGCCGGCTTCGCGCTCGACGTCGATCGGCTCGGTTGCTTCGCCGGCCGCGATGAAGCTGCGTCAGACGCCGAGCTTCGGCGGCATCGCACCGGCGGTGAAGGAGCGCCCGTCGCTGCGCTATCAGGGCATGTTCAAGCCGCGCAAGACGCTCGTTCAGTAACGTTGTTCCGGCCGGCGCCGTGCTTTGCGGCGCCGGCCGGCGTTCAGATGTCACGTCCGTTCCGGGCCTCGCGTGCGAGGCCTTTTTTTCGAATGCCGCTAGCGATCGTCGCGCCGGCGGAACGCCCACCACGCGGCAAGCGCGGTGAAGCCCGCGACGAGCAGCACCATCAGCCAGAACCCGTGCTTGTTCTCGGCGAACGGCACCCCGCCGACGTTCATCCCGAAGAAACCCGCGACGATGTTGATCGGCAGCGCGATCACGGTGACGAGCGTGAGCGTGAACAGCGTCCGGTTGTTCTGCTCGTCGAGCCGCGAACCGATCTCTTCCTGCAACAGCTTGATCCGCTCGTTGAGCCCCGACAGATCGGCAAGCACCAGCGAGAACTCTTCGGTCGACTCGCGCAGCTCTTGCACGTCCTCGGGATGCAGCCACGCGGGCGGCTTCGCGAGCAGCCGGAAGATCGACCCCGGCTCGGGCGCGAGCATCCGTTGCAGCCGCGTCAGCGTGCGGCGCATCGCGCCAAGCTCGACGCGATTCGACGTAAGCCGCTGCGACAGGAAGCGATCCTCGATGCGGTCGACGTCGACGCTCGTGCGCCGCATGATCTGGATCAGCAGATCAGCCTGATCGCGCAGCAGATGCACGAGCAGCTCGGCCGGCGAGCGGAACCGTTCGCCGTCGCGCACGCATGCGCGCAGCGTGTCGACCGAGCGCAGCGGCTTGAGCCGAGCAGTGACCATGATGCGCCGCTCGACGTGCACGAACAGCGTCGCGATTTCGGACGGCGTCAGTTCGAGGTTGAACATCACGTCGTTGACGATGGCGCGCAGCGCACCGTCTTCCTGCTCGATGCGCGTCGAGCGCGATCCTTCATGCAGGAATTCGAAGAAGCTGTCCGGCAATGCGAGATGCGTGCGCATCCAGCGCTCGCTCGCGCCGTGCGCGAGATTGAAGTGCAGCCAGACGAAGTCGTCCGAGGCGGCCGCATCGCCGTCGCGGCACGTGCGCAACCATGCGGCGGCCGCATCGGCGTCGAGCATCGCCCCCGATCCGCCTGGCACGAAACGGAATCCGCACACCATGCCGGACGTATCGGCGCCGTAAGTCTGTACGATCAGGTCCATCGTGTCGAAAGTCGTGCGGCGCGCACCGTGCCGCGCTTCGCGCGCCGCGGCGCTACGCCGGGAAATGAAAGGAAACGTATGCCCGACGCGCGTGACGTTCTCGTGACACCGTCACACACGGCTGTCCGGACGCAGGGCACCCGCAAAAGCAACGCGCCGCCCATTGGGCGGCGCGTGTGCGACGAGCGGGCGGCGTGATGCCGGTTACTGGCGCGTTTCCGACTGCGCGGCGCTCGGGCATGCCGGATCCTTGCCCCAGTGGCCGTCGCAGACGCGCCACCGGCACAGCTGATCCTCGAAGAAACCGCGCTCCGAGCAATCCTTCACGCGCGCTGCAAGCGAGCCGCCCGTCGCGGCGGCCGTCCGGGTCGGCACGGCCTGCGCCTTCTGCGCAGCCGCCTTCTTGTCCGCAGGTTTCGTCCGCGCGACGAGCGCGGCCAGCAGATCCGCATCCGGATCGTCCTTCGCAGTGGCCTTCGCGCTCGCGGTACGCGTCGCAGCGTCCCGACGCTTCTTCGCCTGCGCAAGCTCCGCCTGCTGTTCCTTGCGATGCTTGCGCGCGTCCGCCTTCGCATCGGCCTTTGCATCGGTCTTGCCGCGTGCGGCGACCTTGTCGTTCTTCGCGGCGTCGGCCTTCGCGGAGTTCGTCGCCGCAGCGGCGGCGGCCGTCGCGGCGACGGCGCCGGCCGTGGCTGCGCCCGACGCGTCGTCGGCGCCGTTGGCAAGCGCGCGCGACAGGCGGCTGTTGTCCACGCCAGAAGCCGGCGCCTGGGACGATGCGGACGCAACGGTCCGGGATGCGGCATCGTCGTTGACGATGGTCGCCGGTTGCGCGGCGGGGGCGGACGAAGCGGCATTCTGCGCGGCCTGCGCGGCGGCGCCGCTGGCGGGTTCCGCCTTCGCCGATGCCTGCGCGGGCGCTGCGGGCGTCGCGGTCGCGACCGGTTCGGCGGACCGCTGCTGCGAGCGCCACGCGCCCCAGCCGCCGACGGCGACCACAAGCGCGACGACGGCGGCGATCGGCGCCTTCAGCGAACGGCGCGGCGCTTCGGCCGGGGGCGTGACGCGTCCTTCCAGATCCGCGAGAATGCGCGACTGCTGAGGTCCGCCCTGGCCCGCCGGTTTGGTATCGGACAACAGGCTCGGCGGGGTTTTCGAATTTGAATTTTCCGGCGCACTCATTCAGCGTCTCATTGAATCCTGGTTTAATTCACCGCGATAATATAGCCCGGCCTCTCAAAGCAGCCTGATTCTAAGAGCAAGCATTGCAAAACACAATCAATTCCAATTTCCGGGGATTTCGTTGATTGCCGTCGCACTCGTCGCCTATTTCGCCCTTGCCGTCGCGGTAGCGGCCCTGTTGCTTTTACCGGGTATTCGCGCGACCGTTTTCGAATCCGTCGCCCAGTTTCACGGCCGCCTGACGCGCCGCGCGAACGAGCGCGCCGCCCGCACGCGCAGTCAAATTGTTAAATCGGCAAGCGTGACGCGCGGCGCATTAAGTGACGTGCAAAATTTACTGATCCGGCGACGCTTGATGATTATGGTGTCGGCAGGTATTCTTGCGACGCCGCCATTGGTGGCCATTGCGTTACGCGGTCGGCAATTGTTTCAGTACGACGACACGGCGCGCGTGCCCGACGAGAAGATTGCCGCGCTGCTGCAGGGCGAGCAGCTCGTCCCGCCGCCGCCGTTGCCGCCTGAAGTGTTTGCCACGAAGGAAGTCGAACAGGTGCGGCCTGCGCTGAGAGATGCGAGCCGCGACTGGAATCTGCTGGATCCCGACTTCCGCACGCGTTTGCTGCTGGTCTACAAGATCATGCACGAACAACATGGCTATGAAATGGCGCTGCTGGAAGGTTATCGGAGCCCGGAACGACAGAACCGGCTCGCGCAGATGGGCACCAACGTGACCAATGCGGCGGCTTTCCAGAGTTATCACCAGTTCGGGCTCGCAGCCGACAACGCATTCTTGCGCGACGGCAAGCTGGTCATTTCCGAGAAAGACCCCTGGGCGATGCGCGGCTACCAGTTGTACGGACAGGTCGCCGAGCAGGTCGGCCTGACCTGGGGAGGCCGATGGAAAATGATGGATCTCGGGCACGTGGAATACCATAAACCCGGTTTTAAACTGGGACGCGGCAGCTAGTCAGGGCTGCCGGACAAGAAATAATGAGGGCGGCATGGGGCTTTTTAATCACCCGGCAGGAAACGGTTTTGGCGGCGCAATCGATCGGGCATTCCGTTGCACGATTTTTTCCGGCGGCCGCTTCAGTTTTAATTCTCACAGCGTCCTTTCATTATTGCGCGCGCCTTCTCCGATGTCGCGGGCGCACTGATGCCAGCCCCTTCTTCCTGTTTGACAGCATGGCGACACATCGCGCCGCCACGCTTGCCGCTCGGCGCGCCTGCGTCGCCTCACCGAAAACGCACCGGAACCTGAACGTCCTATGCAACGCATCCTCAACGTGCTGACTCATCCGCGTACGCTCTCGATCGTCGGGATCGTCGCGCTCGCGGCGATCCTGTTCATCGCCGCCGACATGCTGCAGCTGCCGCTCCTGTGGGCCGCGATCGCGTTCGCGGCCATCCTCGTGATGTGGCTCGGCGTCGCGTTGTGGCGCCGCTGGCGCGTGAAGCGCGCGAACCAGCAGCTCGGCCAGGTGCTGGAAGAACAGGCCGAAACGGGCAAGATCGCCGCACCGGCCGCCGCCGCGATCTCGCCGGACGCAAAGACCGCCGATCTCGACGTGCTGCGCACGCGCCTGTCGGACGCGGTGAAGACGATCAAGACGTCGAAGATCGGCCAGGTATCGGGTGGCTCGGCGCTGTACGAACTGCCGTGGTACATCGTGATCGGCAACCCGGCCGCGGGCAAGAGCAGCGCGGTGCTGAACTCCGGCCTGCAGTTCCCGTTCGCGGACAAGAACAGCGCGGTGATCCACGGCATCGGCGGTACGCGCAACTGCGACTGGTTCTTCACGACCGAGGGCATCCTGCTCGATACGGCCGGCCGCTACTCGGTGCACGAGGAAGATCGGGGCGAATGGCTGGGCTTTCTCGGCCTGCTGAAACGCTATCGGCCGAAAGCGCCGATCAACGGCATCATCGTCACCGCCAGCATCGCCGAACTCACCGGCAACCGCCCAGAATTCGCGATCAACCTCGCGAAAAACCTCCGTCAGCGCGTTCAGGAGCTGACCGAAAAGCTCGAAGTGTTCGCGCCGGTCTACGTGATGTTCACGAAGGCCGACCTGATCACCGGCTTCACCGAATTCTTCAGCAGCAGCGACAAGCACGAATACGACCGCGTGTGGGGCGCCACCCTGCCCTACGAGCCGGACGAGAAGCGCGACGTCGTCGCACTGTTCGACGAACGCTTCGAGGAACTGTACGAAGGGCTGAAGGAGATCAGCGTCGCGCAGCTGTCGCTGTCGCGCGGCAACCAGTTGTCGCCGGGCCAGCTGAGCTTCCCGCTCGAATTCTCGACGATCAAGCCGGCGCTGCGTGCGTTCCTCGCAACGCTGTTCGAGAACAACCCGTTCCAGTACAAGCCGATCTTCCGCGGTTTCTACTTCACCAGCGCACTGCAGGAAGGCGAGACCAACAGCGCCGCCGCACAGCGCATCGCGCACCGCTTCGGCCTCGACGCGAGCGCGCTGCCGAAGCCGCACAGCGCATTCTCGAAGAACGGCTTCTTCCTGCGCGACCTCTTCTCGAAGGTGATCTTCGCGGACCGCCAGACCGTGCGCCAGTTCGCGAGCCCGACCAAGACGCGGCTGCGTTATGCGACCTTCTTCGGCTTCGTCGCGGCGCTCGCGCTCGCACTCGGCGGCTGGACCTGGTCGACGATCGGCAACCAGCAGCTCGTCGCGAACGTGCAGGCCGACCTGGACAACGTCACGCGCCTGCAGCAGGGCCGCAACGACCTGCAGTCGCGGCTGCAGGCGATGGACATTCTCGAAGACCGGATCGAGCAGCTCGAACAGTTCCGCCGCGACAAGCCGATGTCGGTGTCGCTCGGCCTGTATCAGGGCGACCGGCTCGAACAGCATCTGCTGACCGAGTACTACAACGGCGTGCGCCAGATCCTGCTCGCGCCGGTCTCGCAGAACCTCGCATCGTTCATGAAGGACGTGAACGCGCACCCCGAACAGCTCGTGCCGATGACGCGGCCGCCCGAATCGGGCGCGGTGCAGGGCGGCACGATTCCGGTGTCGACGAATCCGCCGGGCGCCGCACCGCCCGCCGGCGCCGCGCAAGGCGCATCGGCCGCAGCGGCAGGCTCGCCGCAACAGCCGGCCGCACCGCAAGGCGGCCTGTACAGCGACGCTTCGCCGACCAACGTGCAGGATGCGTACAACGCGCTGAAGACGTACCTGATGCTGTCGGACAAACGTCACGTCGAACAGGCGCACCTGACCGACCAGCTCGCACGCTTCTGGCGCGGCTGGCTCGAGACGAATCGCGGCAACATGCCGCGCGACGAGATGATCAAGAGCGCCGAACGGATGATCTCGTTCTATCTGTCGCGCGTGAACGACAACGACTGGCCGATGATCGATGCGAACCTCGCGCTCGTCGACCAGACCCGCGAAAACCTGCGTCGCGTCGTGCGCGGGATGCCGGCCCGCCAGCGGGTCTATGAGGAAATCAAGGCGCGCGCGTCGACCCGCTTCGCGCCGATGACCATCGCGCGCATCGTCGGCGACGGCAACCAGGGGCTGATTGCCGGCAGCTACGCCATTCCGGGCACGTTCACGCGCGAAGCGTGGTTCGACTACGTGCAGCCGGCGATCCGCGACGCTGCGACCAAGGAACTGCAGGCGAAGGACTGGGTGCTGAACACGTCGACGCAGGACGACCTGACGCTGGAAGGCAGCCCCGAGCAGATCCAGAAGACGCTCGTCGGCATGTACAAGACCGAATACGCGCAGCACTGGCAGAAGTTCATGCAGGGCATCGCGGTGCAGGGCTTCACGAGCTTCGGTCAGGCCGTCGACGGGATGAACCGCCTCGGCGATCCTCAGGATTCGCCGATCCGCAAGATTCTGGAGACCGCGTACGACCAGACGTCGTGGGACAACCCGTCGCTCGCGAACGTCGCGATCAAGAAGGCGCAGACGGGCGTGGTGAACTGGGTGAAGCAGCTGTTCACGCGCTCGCAGGCCGGCCAGATGGCGGCCGCGAACATCGACATCAACGGGAATCCGGCCGAGGTTCCGATGGGTCCGATCGGCCAGGAGTTCATCGGGCTCGCGCGGATCGTCGCGACGCACGACGGCACGTCGATGCTCAAGGGCTACATGGATTCGCTGTCGAAGGTTCGTACGCGCTTCAACGTGATCAAGAACCAGGGCGACCCCGGCCCCGGCGCGCGCCAGCTGATGCAGCAGACGCTCGACGGCAACGGCTCGGAGCTCGCCGATTCGCTGAAGTTCGTCGACGAGCAGATGCTGACCGGCCTCACCGATTCGCAACGCAAGTCGCTGCGTCCGCTCCTGGTGCGCCCGCTGATGCAGGCGTTCTCGGTGGTGATCCAGCCGGCCAGCGCCGAAGTGAACAAGGTGTGGAACGCGCAGGTCTACCAGCCGTTCCAGAACTCGCTCGCGACCAAGTATCCGTTCGCCGCGAACGCGAAGGTCGAGGCCGGCGCCGGCGAAATCGCGCAGGTGTTCGGCCCGGACGGTGCGATCGCGAAGTTCGTCGGCACGACGCTGGGCCCGCTCGCGGTGCGCCGCGGCGACACGCTCGCCGCCCGAACGTGGGGCGACATGGGTATCGGCCTCACGCCCGACTTCACGAACGGCTTCGCGCGCTGGGTGGCGCCGCTCGCCGGCGGCGCCGCGGGCGGTGCAGCCGCGGCGGCCGAGCCGCAGACCGTGTTCCAGATCCTGCCGCAGCCGAGCACCGGCACGACCGAGTACACGATCGCGATCGACGGGCAGCAGCTGCGCTACCGCAACACGCCGCCGCAGTGGACCAATTTCGTGTGGCCGAACCCGCAAGGCTCGCCGGGCGCGACGCTGTCCGCGACCACCTTCGACGGTCGCACCGTGCAGCTCGTGAACGAACCGGGCCGCTACGGCCTCGAGAAGCTCATCAACTCGGCGCAGCGCAAGCGGCGCCCGGACGGCACGTTTGATCTCACGTGGACGCAGGGCAGCGTGAACGTGTCGGTGACGATGCGCATCATCAGCACGTCGCAGCCGACCGGTGGCGGCGGCGATCAGCCGCAGCAGCAGAGCCTGCGCGGCCTGCAACTGCCGTCGTCGGTCGCCGACGCGAGCGCAGGCGCCGCGCAGAACGCGACGCAGGCCGGCACCGGCGCGCCGGCCACGGCACCGGCCGTCGCGGCCGCCGCAACGAATGCACAGGGGGCGCAATGACGCAAACCGTTCAGGCGCAGATCGCCTACTTCGGCAAGATTCCGTCGCGCGGCGACTTCGTGAAGAGCGCGCACAATCCGCAACTGCTGCAGACACTCGATCGCTGGATCGCGCAGGCGCTCGAACTCCTCGCGGAAGATCCGCGCTGGAAGATCGTCTACGAGGACGCGAAGCCGATGCATTTCGCGTTCCTCGGCTCGCGCAGCAAGCTCGCGATCGCGGGCCACATGGTCGCGAGCCACGACGTGTCGATGCGCCGCTTCCCGTTCCTCGGCGCGACCGCGCTGGAAGTCGACCGGCCGCTCGCGTTCCTCGCGCGCAGCCCGCTCGCGTTTGCGCGGCTGTGGTCGCGCGTTGCCGCGCAGATGCCGGCGCTGCTCGCGAAGGAGGAGCCGCCCGGCGCGCTGCAGGCGCTCGGCGACACGCAGGTGCCGATCGACATCGGCGGCCCGGGCACGTCGCATGACGGCACCTTCAACGATTTCGTCGAACACCAGTCGCTGTACGGGTTGCAGCAGATGCTGCTCGAAAGCGGCCATCCGGTGCGACTGCGCGGTGCGATGCTCGCGCTCGGCTCGCTGCTGCGGCCGGTGATGCAGAGCGGCTCGTCGCACATCGAGCGCGGCCTCACGCTGCCGCTGCCCGTCGATCCGTTCTACCGCAGTCTCGTCGCCGCGTTCTGGCTCGAACTCATCACGCCGTTCGTCGCGCAGGCCGACTTCGAGCTCGCGATCTTCATCGGCACCATCGCCGAGCGCGAACGGCTGATCATCGGCTTCAACGGCGCGTCGTCGAAGACGCTGCTGAGCGTCGTCGACCCGCGGACTTACGCCGCCCACAACATTGACATCGACGATCCCGAGTGGATCGACGCCCATGCGCAAAACGATCCGCAGATCAGCAAGCTCGTCAGCTACCTCGACCAACCGCAACTGTCGCTGCGCGTCGCCATCGACGCGTTCCGCGAAGCGTTCATCGGAGGCTGACGGGATGCAACGTACGAATCATGTCCGGCGCGTGCGCTTGCCGCGTTTGTCGCATTTGTCGCCGTTCGTCATCGCCCTTTTCGCTGCCGGCCTCGTCGGCGGCGGTGCGGCTTACGCACAGAACACGGGCGCGACCGTCACGCCCGTTGGCAACGGCACGGTCGCAGCCGCCGCGCTACCTGCTGCGCCGAACGCCGGCGGCGCACCGGGCACGGCGTCCGGCACCGTGGTGCACGGCACGGCCGGCACGATCGCGCCGCCGCCCGCGAACGCGACGCCCGGCCAGGTTGTGGTCGGCGGCAAGGTGCCCGACGAAGCGACGAAGGCAGCAGTGCTGCAGAAGCTGCGCGACACCTATGGCGCGGCGAACGTGGTCGATCAGATCGAAGTCGGCGACGTCGCGACGCCGCCGAACTGGAGCGCGAACGTGCAGAAGTTGCTCGGCGCGCAACTCAAGCAGATCAGCAAGGGGCAGCTGAAGATCAACGGCACGCAGATCGAGATGAAGGGCGAGGTGCACAACGAGGCGCAGCGCCAGCAGCTCGCGAGCGACATGGCGAACACGCTGAACCCGACGTATACGATCAAGAACGGGCTGCGCGTGTCGGCGTCCGAGCAAGGGCTGCTCGATCAAACGCTCGCCAATCGCACGATCGAGTTCGAAACCGGCAGCGCAACGCTCACGCCGCAAGGCAAGCAGATTCTCGATCAGATGGCGGCCGCGCTCGCGAAGCTGCAGAACCGCACGGTCGACATCATCGGGCATACCGACAACTCGGGGAACCGGACTTCGAACATCGCGCTGAGCCAGGCGCGCGCGGATGCGGTGAAGGGGTATCTGATCACGAAGAGCATCCCGCCGCAGCAAATGACGACGACAGGGGTCGGGCCGGATCAGCCGATTGCGCCGAATGATACGGCGGAGGGGCGCGCGAGGAATCGGCGGATCGAGTTTCGGGTGGGGCAGTAGGCGGGAATTAGGCGGCATTGCGCGACCGGTAGCGGATAGCGGCAGGTTCGCCCGTCGGACGGCGCGCTCCATCCGCTCACGCATGATCGATAAGCCGCTCGCCTCACCGCCCCGCCCCGCCCCGCCCACAGCGTGATCGGCTGCGCGATCAGCGTCTTGAGCTCGACGTCGCTTGCGGCGGAAACCAGGTCGAGCACCACGCTGAAATCGCGGCCGCGCTAGGAGCGCGTCACCGCGCGCCCCGGCACGAGCGCATTATTCTGCAGCGACGGGATGTCCGTCTTCAGCAGGCGATCCTGCTGAATCAGGCCGCCGCGAATCGCCTGCGCCAGTTCGGTCACGTTGATGCGTCACCTTTCTTCTCGTTCATCGCGGACGCGCCGGGCCCGCGCTCTCGGGTCAAAACGTCATCGCTCACGACTGCTCGTCGGGCCTCACGCCCAGCAGCTCGCGGATATGCGACAGCGATCCGTCGTCCTTCACCACGCTCTCGAGCCATTTGTGCAGCGGCATGTCGGCCCATTCGGCTGCCTTGTCCGCCAGGTACGCGACGGGGCTGTGCGGTTCGGTC is a window of Burkholderia latens DNA encoding:
- the tssM gene encoding type VI secretion system membrane subunit TssM, giving the protein MQRILNVLTHPRTLSIVGIVALAAILFIAADMLQLPLLWAAIAFAAILVMWLGVALWRRWRVKRANQQLGQVLEEQAETGKIAAPAAAAISPDAKTADLDVLRTRLSDAVKTIKTSKIGQVSGGSALYELPWYIVIGNPAAGKSSAVLNSGLQFPFADKNSAVIHGIGGTRNCDWFFTTEGILLDTAGRYSVHEEDRGEWLGFLGLLKRYRPKAPINGIIVTASIAELTGNRPEFAINLAKNLRQRVQELTEKLEVFAPVYVMFTKADLITGFTEFFSSSDKHEYDRVWGATLPYEPDEKRDVVALFDERFEELYEGLKEISVAQLSLSRGNQLSPGQLSFPLEFSTIKPALRAFLATLFENNPFQYKPIFRGFYFTSALQEGETNSAAAQRIAHRFGLDASALPKPHSAFSKNGFFLRDLFSKVIFADRQTVRQFASPTKTRLRYATFFGFVAALALALGGWTWSTIGNQQLVANVQADLDNVTRLQQGRNDLQSRLQAMDILEDRIEQLEQFRRDKPMSVSLGLYQGDRLEQHLLTEYYNGVRQILLAPVSQNLASFMKDVNAHPEQLVPMTRPPESGAVQGGTIPVSTNPPGAAPPAGAAQGASAAAAGSPQQPAAPQGGLYSDASPTNVQDAYNALKTYLMLSDKRHVEQAHLTDQLARFWRGWLETNRGNMPRDEMIKSAERMISFYLSRVNDNDWPMIDANLALVDQTRENLRRVVRGMPARQRVYEEIKARASTRFAPMTIARIVGDGNQGLIAGSYAIPGTFTREAWFDYVQPAIRDAATKELQAKDWVLNTSTQDDLTLEGSPEQIQKTLVGMYKTEYAQHWQKFMQGIAVQGFTSFGQAVDGMNRLGDPQDSPIRKILETAYDQTSWDNPSLANVAIKKAQTGVVNWVKQLFTRSQAGQMAAANIDINGNPAEVPMGPIGQEFIGLARIVATHDGTSMLKGYMDSLSKVRTRFNVIKNQGDPGPGARQLMQQTLDGNGSELADSLKFVDEQMLTGLTDSQRKSLRPLLVRPLMQAFSVVIQPASAEVNKVWNAQVYQPFQNSLATKYPFAANAKVEAGAGEIAQVFGPDGAIAKFVGTTLGPLAVRRGDTLAARTWGDMGIGLTPDFTNGFARWVAPLAGGAAGGAAAAAEPQTVFQILPQPSTGTTEYTIAIDGQQLRYRNTPPQWTNFVWPNPQGSPGATLSATTFDGRTVQLVNEPGRYGLEKLINSAQRKRRPDGTFDLTWTQGSVNVSVTMRIISTSQPTGGGGDQPQQQSLRGLQLPSSVADASAGAAQNATQAGTGAPATAPAVAAAATNAQGAQ
- the tagF gene encoding type VI secretion system-associated protein TagF, with product MTQTVQAQIAYFGKIPSRGDFVKSAHNPQLLQTLDRWIAQALELLAEDPRWKIVYEDAKPMHFAFLGSRSKLAIAGHMVASHDVSMRRFPFLGATALEVDRPLAFLARSPLAFARLWSRVAAQMPALLAKEEPPGALQALGDTQVPIDIGGPGTSHDGTFNDFVEHQSLYGLQQMLLESGHPVRLRGAMLALGSLLRPVMQSGSSHIERGLTLPLPVDPFYRSLVAAFWLELITPFVAQADFELAIFIGTIAERERLIIGFNGASSKTLLSVVDPRTYAAHNIDIDDPEWIDAHAQNDPQISKLVSYLDQPQLSLRVAIDAFREAFIGG
- a CDS encoding OmpA family protein, giving the protein MQRTNHVRRVRLPRLSHLSPFVIALFAAGLVGGGAAYAQNTGATVTPVGNGTVAAAALPAAPNAGGAPGTASGTVVHGTAGTIAPPPANATPGQVVVGGKVPDEATKAAVLQKLRDTYGAANVVDQIEVGDVATPPNWSANVQKLLGAQLKQISKGQLKINGTQIEMKGEVHNEAQRQQLASDMANTLNPTYTIKNGLRVSASEQGLLDQTLANRTIEFETGSATLTPQGKQILDQMAAALAKLQNRTVDIIGHTDNSGNRTSNIALSQARADAVKGYLITKSIPPQQMTTTGVGPDQPIAPNDTAEGRARNRRIEFRVGQ